CTCTTAATCCATCGATAGCATCTCTTGATTCTGTATCAGAGTTGTCACATCTGAAGTATATTGTGTCACAACCATTTTCTTGCTTCACTTTAATAAGGCAGCAGTCGTCCTCTTTCTCGCAGAGTATTTCATGCAGGGAGCCATGCAGAGGGATCAGTTTCACTTTCCCGCCAAAGTTCTCTTGCATCTGTGTTGATAGATCGTCATCTATGTACAAGTCCTCGGTACTGCGAGCTTCctgggaattaaaaaaacatggatatattttgaaaaaaaaaaaaaagaaatacaattgGTTTCACACAATTTTTGCAACTTCTTTAATTAcgcaacaatttattttttaaattccccACTTATAATCTACACAATGGATCCATATTATGGTGAAACTAGGGATCGTCCGCGAATTCGCCAGCGCAAAATTTAGCAAAAAAGTAGCTTATGAATACGCCAGCACTTATCAGCTACCTTCTAGTAAAAGTCCCATCAAAATCggttaagccgtttcggagataatCCAGCACAAACGCGATTTGCggacaaacagacaaaaaaattggtttttcgttagctacgcaaatacatcgtatgcgcaatttttttttcgatattaaatacacactccaattttattaataagatttgttTCATACCTGAATAGCGTTGAAAGCTTGGCATCTCTTCAATGAATTGACTTGTATATCTTCAAGGGGTATCTCCTCTTCCACCTGCACTTTGTCTTTACCCGTGTTAGTGTCACATATGGTCACATTCACGCAGTTATCCAAAACTTGAAGACTATTCTCTCCTGATCTACTAAAAGTTATCTGCAGCAATGGTTTATTGTTACCGTTAATTTTAACTCTAGAAAATGATTTAACGGTTTCCTTTTTCGATTGTTCCGATTCGTCGTATTTCAAACCTTCGAGAACATTCGATACGCCTTTGTTCAGTATTTCTTCGTTTCTTGCAGATGTTGATTGTTCGTCAAACATATCTTCGTGATTCTGTAACTCTTTTCTAATCAGTTCTCGTATGAACTCTTCTATACTTCTCGTGCTGGTAGACTGGTCTACTTTTGGTTCTTTTACGTCAAACGAACTTGAAGACCTATTTACAATATGAGTTGTTAAATTGGATAGATAATAGACAATAATCATGCaaaagcaattttaattaatatttaatgaaaaaaaaatatgtgaatttgttgtaaatattgaatatatttaagtcataaatatataatcgtAAATTTCCACTATCGAAAGAcgtgtacaaaaacattgtcgTCTCtctttttctcttttaaaataaagagataacaatatgtttttgtatagatgtaggcagtggaaactcacggtTAGGTTTATTCTTTAATGGTGTGTCAAATAAGCGACGACATGCATAAAGCGTAAACACTGATCTCTGTAAATGGATAGGCGATCGCTTGGAAATTACAGCTTTAATTCTGTTTATATTATGAGttcgaattttaaatcttCGAATCatatggcgaaaatcaaataggcacaaaatactacatcttatagccagtccatttatagaTTCAGTAAGTGTAATAATGTCATCACCCTCTACTGCTGTCTTTCTTCCATGTATGACAACTGTCAGAATCAAAAGCAAAGTTTACGCTCTTGGACATCACGTCTCGTGTATGGCAGAACTGATCCCATGGGTGACCtgaaatggttttttttctaatatagtatttaatttcacgTCTAACAAAAATTCGCCAATCCTACATATGACAATGTTTTACACATTTTGCATTTTCTTTTCAGAAGTAAACGTCAACATATTATTAACCCAGAGTACggccaaaatatttttacagaatATGAATcgaaaaatatctataaaaaggGGGTAAAAGTATACTATGTctttctggttctaagctaccttcctacaaaataaaattaaaataaaaaaacaacttccAACGTTTgtctattattttagttataaatatattaccttcataaaatgttaatgcagtcaaaatttaccaaaaataacattttatacttctcaataataaaaaaaaaggtaaccataaaaaaaaaaactttttacaagTTATTAATTGGTTAATgagataaataataagaatccaTTTAAAACCACCccaaaaattacacaaacacCACAAccttcatattaatattattttgaaaagataGGAATAAGTATAAATCTAGATAgatcagggattcccaaaggggtcgatatcgagCTTAaagctaattctcactctgtcttctattgacctaagtcagaatgaaaaaaaaattgatcttaaaagtaggtaatttggccatagAGGTCTGaagtaacagttcattttggaaaagggggtcactcgTCCAAAAATAGTTTGGGCATCCCTGGTATAGATGTTAGTAAATTAAACCAAATCATgcaaaacaacatttattagAAGCTAATAAAGTGCACATAAAAGCATGCAATTACCGTGCGTTTCCACTTACAAAACATGTGCTCAAACATAActataatgataattttaaaaaaagtgttcAAACAGTACGAgttgttttgaaaaattggaaattaatggttacaatattagtattagtattaaatttgtaaaaactgaattaaattatataaaaaacaatgcaatattgtgctaaatttgtatttaattatacattgtGACATGAATCATTCCTTACAAcatagaaataagaaaaaaatactttctttaaaaagtgttaaaattaaaaaaagtgttaaaagttaaaattttaaagtgaaaaatatttcggagaacaaacaaataattatggattaatatcgaaaaagatatggtaacattttttataatatgaggCACTtaagaatagaaaaatataaccaaATACTTCTTTAagcttaaaaaaacatacttaataataataatagcaatGGTAACTacgcaaatataaaaacatgcaCATTTTAGACAAATTACTGGCTCTAAATAACTACGTTTACAAGTTTCgtttgtagtaaaaaaaaaacggtgcATAGCATATTTACAGCCTGACCAAGAATATGAAAAATCTAGCCTTGAGACTCCTCATTCGCATATATTATGTCAATATATTTCAGAATTTAGACCATGtcttttcatattattagtaagatatttctTGTTCCAAACCAAGCCTAAGTGTGACCGTTAGTGTTGATTTAGTAATGAGAAATCTACACAGAGTATTAATGTGGCAATAAACCTTgcaattacaacaaaaaaatccaATAAGAATACGAAATAGCGTAATGGCTGTAATGTGAAATATCTCAGTTAATTCAAGTTTTCATTTTGGGTGTTTTCCGATTGGCCTACAGATCAATCAGGCAAATAGATATTTCCCATTGAGCTGATTAAGTCTATtcaatcaaaaaaaatattccgttTGTGCCGATTGATCGGTAGACCGATCGGCCCTAGGTATCTTACATTTTCTAGTTAACCGATTTAGTCCATAGACTCAAAAAATCCCATTGCTCCAATTGGTACTATGGATTCAATCGGCCCAATAGGAAAACAAATTCCTATTATACCGATTGATCGGTAGGTCGATCGGCCCTAAGTATCGACCTACCGATCAATCGGTATAATAGGAATTTGTTTTCCTATTGGGCCGATTGAATCCATAGTACCAATTGGAGCAATGGGATTTTTTGAGTCTATGGACTAAATCGGTTAACTAGAAAATGTAAGATACCTAGGGCCGATCGGTCTACCGATCAATCGGTATAATAGGAATTTGTTTTCCTATTGGGCCGATTGAATCCATAGTACCAATTGGAGCAATGGGATTTTTTGAGTCTATGGACTAAATCGGTTAACTAGAAAATGTAAGATACCTAGGGCCGATCGGTCTACCGATCAATCGGCACAaacggaatattttttttgattgaATAGACTTAATCAGCTCAATGggaaatatctatttttttttataaattataaaaaatagatatttccCATTGAGCTGATTAAGTCTATtcaatcaaaaaaaatattccgttTGTGCCGATTGATCGGTAGACCGATCGGCCCTAGGTATCTTACATTTTCTAGTTAACCGATTTAGTCCATAGACTCAAAAAATCCCATTGCTCCAATTGGTACTATGGATTCAATCGGCCCAATAGGAAAACAAATTCCTATTATACCGATTGATCGGTAGGTCGATCGGCCCTAAGTATCATACAATTCCTAGTGAACCGATTTAGTCCATAGAATCAATAAAATCGGCccaataggaaaaaaaaacctattgaCCTGACAGGAAACACCCTTTATttgcacaggtgggcacagttaatcgaaaagttaacttcgttaatcgttaattcgttaattaaaaaattaacttcgttaatcgttaaagcgttaaattttcgaaaatttaacgcaagttaaagttaatcgttaacagttaaccataccaaaattatacatactaatttcacactaattgtggcgacacttgtttaaaatagtaatttgactatacattctataacaatTAGTAttggagacaagtatgaatgcattatagtatatttcattacgagtgcggaaagcctgtcattgcagaGTTCatacaaatgtctacccgagccgaggcgcagccgaaggtgagggttgacattTGGAACatgttgtaatgacagttccacacgtgtactaaacaactatttaaatacagttgcgaaaaaatgaagcaatttaatagaataataaaaacacaataaactcaactaactaaaatgtttgaaaaatggcgccaactgtaaaagaatactaacagagattttttttgttttcttcatccattctgggtaggcaaagggaactatgctctaacggccaagtcttcagtagattatttttattgatatgaaatgaaaatgaaatttaatgagatgaaataaaatgaaacctaacctaattcattgaatcaaatcattaaatctgatattgtaacaaattaggaacttctttttagaaatatttgcatgaatcataaaaacttcaatgatttttttttgtaaaaacttcgtggttggtttttttctttttaatagacattattttgacagttgggaaagagaacgcacgagtttggaaaagctaaagaaaaagcacgagtaaaaaattgttttgatagTAGTAGTAGAtagttgctcaaaaagggattggagggtattgcagggacgaagagcgttcggaatgtgggctattacatactcttgttttatatactcgtaatgaaatatactatttcgaaccttcttttgattttgtcctgttggtcacgtctttcccggacgctctgatgcatcacacttgcacgcaaacttcacatatatcaattatcgactcgttcgttcaccattcgagtcgccgacagtcgcccaacatagttgaacttacgagcgtggcgtggcacgtaatttaaacaaaatgacagcacgtctccaagtttctaatttaacgattaacggatttttttaacggaagttgaatttaacggaagttaataaaagcgttaacactttttgaagttaacttaaaagttaatccgttaagcaaaatgttaacttcgttaattaacgattaacggattaacgagttaatgcccagctctgtttatttgttatttttaaacctatACGAAAggaattaaatcttttattgtattatataatttgttttatataagtcGGTGTATTCACTGACCGTTCTTGTGCTGTGCTGTCGGCGGTAGGCGGTAGTTGGTGCGCACTTGACGTACTCCGGGTCCGGGTAGTGCCGACACTGATGACGTCATCGCTACACAGTGTGATGCCGGCTTCACCGCGCGCACCTCACACCTGCAAACAAACCTTCTTttacatcattatcatcaacctgcccttatccctatgaaGGGTCGGCACAATATGTACTTCTCCATACATCGCtatcagctgtcatatctgaattcacccccttcttacgtatattctctttcacacaatccatacatactttctttggtcttcctctacctttatagcaaTCCacattcaatttcattaacaaattaattaataacaaacattcttTTACCTAaccaaatatttctaactacaGTAAAACCCGCTTAAGACGATTTCTCAGGGACCCCACGAAAAACGCGTCTTAAGCGTGAAAGCGTATTATGCGGGATAGGGAAAATTAAACGAACGtactacatattattatgtattttgttcttattattttaaattatgtacattcaatacataacatattacaatacatattgtatttaaaataatcacttATTTTGGTCtaacagaaatattttgatgCATTAgcaattaaaagattttcaacTTTTGCAGTGCGTCTTCACTTTGATCCAAAGAAGCAACATAGCGTCTTAAATCATTAACAGCTGATAATGCCTGGGCGTTTGACAAAACCGGAGTCGACTCATCTTCGTCTTCATCATATCACTTATATAGGCCTCGTTTTGTGTGTTATTCACATTCTcaataagattattattttattattgaatttttcttatgaatttattgaatttcgtACGGTGCTACATTGTTATCAATGGAAGAATATCCAGGAAAACCCTGCAGTATATGGGGTTCTTCTTCTTCCAACACGACGGCTCATCCTCCCCGTTAGAGCGCTCTCGGCTGGCATCGAATGCGGGCGTATGGCCTGAGCGCGGGCGTATTAAACGGGATGACGAATCGTATTAAGCGTTaagaaatgtatgaaaatatgtCTCAAGTTGCAGGGACTGGCGTAAAGCGGCGTATTATGCGAGAAATCGTATTAAGCGTGATCGTATTACATACgatgatgatttaaaatttactagaattattattttcagacTATCTGTCGCCCTTGGTTTTACGCtcggaatttttaaaaaaacttatttagtagcttatgtattctgtgttctacatctatacaaaatttcatcgagatccgtttgGCTATTCCGTATATACCTaataacatccatccatgacacgaatgtatttaatataaagttaaaattaaatttgtaaagttaCATATAATACGATTGTTTCTATTATTTCCCTTCTAGAAATCAATGGAAAGCAAACAACTGTATGATATCGCGATGAAAAGATAAGAAAACTTTTAGATACGGTGCAacatcaatattgatttttttttaaatgcaaaaaaatgtcatattaaaGTGCATCTTACTTATTATCTTCGGGCAGTGACAAAGAGCGCGTGGTCTTCCTGTTAGCTTCATGTATCCAGCGCTCGTGTATCGCAACCAGCGGCTTCACATTCACATTGGCCAACTCCTCAACCTTGCCCTTGGAGCTGGTGGTGTCCCGGGACCTGAGAGACCAGGAGCTAGCTCGAGGTCGAGGTTCCGGGTCTTCGGGTATTAGGAAATCATGTGGTGGTTCcacactgaaaaaaaaaaaacttatattgtaaattcgaaaaattacatgtatggatgaatgtttgttggaaGATATTTCCTAGAAAGCTCAATGGATtttactgaaatttggcatagatgttgaaaataatctggaaaaacacataagcttttttttatttagcacagacggagtcacggTTAGTAACTAGttaagaatattaatattgtataacaAAGCTAGTTACTGTTTAAGTCCAGTGTAGCTGTCTCTTGTGGTGTGGTCGCTGGCTGGCTTTGAGGAGGAGCTATCCAAGTCCACCTCATTATCTGACCCTAAGCCTGCCATAGGAGAGGTCTGAGTCTCTTTTTCATACGCTGAAAacaaataagattaaaattttatgaccaCTTGTGGTGTTTGAGGGCCTGGGGGAAAGAACGAACAGTGTGATCTACATCATTCAGAAGacacctaatttttttttagcgaATGGTGTGGTACAAAAACTGTCGTAAAGTTTGGATATCACAATCCAATTACTTATAAACCGACAAGATTTATCTGGtataagtcaaattaaattatgtcagttcactagcgccctctctgtcaacgtcaaaaaatgtcacaagatcctcTTTGTACTATAGgtgttatgttattttttctttaagtcCCTTTCTAAgtctaagtaggttttatatatctaaaaatatataaaattttcatgtcgcggtgtttgtggttaaactcctccgaaacggcttgaccgattctcatgaaattttgtgagcatattcagtaggtctgagaatcggacaacatttatttttcatacccccacccatttagttttttttaactgcgcgcggacagagtcgcgggcgacagctagtattctatATATTAACGGCAACAGCAGCGCCTCTCAATCGcacagatatccttgtttgactattaGTAATTCAAACCAAGATCATAGTCTataccagtgtttcccaaagtgggcgataacgcccccttgggggcgtttgataCCTAGGAAGGGGCGATAAGGGACccaaaaatggggggcattgaaactAATCAAAGTAATGaagttgtggtttttaagttttagggctgaataaaaattcagactctgaaatataattgattttcaaagggaacggtgaaagaaaataagtttgacaatcactagTCTATACAATATCTATACATTACTTTTGatgacatttttcaattaaattaattttatttctcattgagttagtgttaaaataatttaccttctTTGACTGAAGTTTTTTCCTGGACTTTCTCCGCATTCTTCTCCTGACCACTAAAATCACCAGATAGCCAGGCGttctttcttaatttattacttctaGCTATAGGTGTTGCAGGTAGACTGTAAtgctttatatcaaaattatacgAAGATCTTTCATTACgatcattatctttaacaatagATTTAATAGAATCCAACTTGAAATCAGGTACTTTAATATGTAACGGTTTGTATGACTGCGGAGTGAAACTGCGGCTTAATTTCGTAGTGGAACGTTCACTTTTATCTTTAGTATCGCTACAAGTTAGACTAAAACCGCGTGTATCTGGACTTAAAATGCTACAATATTCAGTTGAATCACTTTTATGTAACACAGGTGTGCCTAATTCTTTAATTCTAGGTTGAATTTTAGTTTGAACTGGAGTCGAACAGACGCTCGAGAAGTCATTATCTGGTAGATGTTGGAATTTTAGGAACGGTTGAAGATTATCTGTGACTGTCTCATCGTCTgatatgaaacatttttctGGTTCTTTTATTGTTTCTATTTGGGTTCTTCTTAAAGTCTCGTATAATGGGCTTGTGATTGTTTGCGAGTCTTTATCGCTGTCTGTTGACATGTTGTGTTTGTGTACGACCACTTTGTGTCGCATCCTGGCACTGGTGGCATCGGAGTCAGAAGGAGAGGTGGTATCCCAGCTCTGGTTGCTAAAATTGGATACTGTTTTAGGGAATCTCGTCGCTATTATGATATACTCCATGTCGTCAAGGTCGctctgaaataaaaagaaaatcgaaataaaatatgtgtagATCATTAATGAGCATAAGAGAAGtatagttcttttcaaatatatttgctGTCCAAAATTAATCAGTGTACTGTGCATTGCCTTCACTCAATATCCCACTACCACAAGCTACAcctaaaattgttttctaaagaaaaaaagttaagagccgtcaagatatctgaaaactaaagtaaaaaaagatttatattttgctaTTACAATTTCTCAGGCGCTTTACTTAGGATGAAACTACAATGTTGTACCTTTAATGTCTGCAGCGTGGTCTGCAACGTCTGCAGGTCGCTCCTCTGGTCTCGTGCCAGTTGCAGACCATCCTGTAAGGTGGCCAGTAACGCGCCAGGGTAGGAGCCATCCTGCGGCAGTCTGATCCCGGTCTTCCATGTCAGGTACAGCTCTTTCAGTTTCTCATACTTCAATGTCTTCCATGGGATTGTCGCTGgaacattacattttatataaataactataataattttagtcctcgttcccttcccacccctttatcttataaggaaaggatgagaaggggaggTTAGGGACTTTTTGTGCCTCCTTCGTCAATGagagtaggcaacgcatctgcaattgcgaatgccTATGGGCAGCTTcccttcgccatttcggcgaattcatgtagCCGCTTGCTCTTTTACCGCCAattcgtccacgcggaattaaaaaaaaataagtagcctattctGGACAGTAATCTACCtgtttgccaaatttcatttagatcCATCAAGCCATTTTGGAGTTACctgctaacaaacatccatccatccatttttaCATcctcatttataatagtaaaaagtaagatgtaactaacattt
Above is a window of Papilio machaon chromosome 20, ilPapMach1.1, whole genome shotgun sequence DNA encoding:
- the LOC106710064 gene encoding uncharacterized protein LOC106710064 — its product is MRKFLFEYKVTRSHSDLQMSTEPRERYTVTERQVDAESTDDQPSTTEQGTIRTEQYKRDLAEFQARRSLGKEDQQNITPVRRKCGRHSLPASCTDCSGGDPDTTFNYEKNSAAKYKKKSRNARRASLDDKLPNIQFLFQNQVFMPGNMYSGSFSESAKARYRKKSQRSPDMDSIQRHLDFKDEELKSPSLFLKNDSLPYDLKKFIEGTNKIDEVDGLSSSHNSVRELNNDNSYEEKMWEVMDELKNFDQWADDQLQAQSANTTKSDDTKSDVSAYGLAVTSSSNMSVTLDKTRSWNTGKWGLVPVQIKKLHGVTIDHVKKKQNTEINILRKYRHPNIILLMGLYTDVHNNVNIICERCMDSLYGILHVQGRILSAQTSVQYALDIANALLFLRMQGYVHSRLSSASVLVTSHGTAKLADVAPCLRLSNKKKEIKQYEFTPEPQYVNIQDTSGSVPADSEPLLPQTMSEAYLSRNAVAQEYSTYRDSSHYRWLAPELFEPDALGQVYPCSKTDVYSLCLILWECCNATIPWKTLKYEKLKELYLTWKTGIRLPQDGSYPGALLATLQDGLQLARDQRSDLQTLQTTLQTLKSDLDDMEYIIIATRFPKTVSNFSNQSWDTTSPSDSDATSARMRHKVVVHKHNMSTDSDKDSQTITSPLYETLRRTQIETIKEPEKCFISDDETVTDNLQPFLKFQHLPDNDFSSVCSTPVQTKIQPRIKELGTPVLHKSDSTEYCSILSPDTRGFSLTCSDTKDKSERSTTKLSRSFTPQSYKPLHIKVPDFKLDSIKSIVKDNDRNERSSYNFDIKHYSLPATPIARSNKLRKNAWLSGDFSGQEKNAEKVQEKTSVKEAYEKETQTSPMAGLGSDNEVDLDSSSSKPASDHTTRDSYTGLKHVEPPHDFLIPEDPEPRPRASSWSLRSRDTTSSKGKVEELANVNVKPLVAIHERWIHEANRKTTRSLSLPEDNKCEVRAVKPASHCVAMTSSVSALPGPGVRQVRTNYRLPPTAQHKNGHPWDQFCHTRDVMSKSVNFAFDSDSCHTWKKDSSRGSSSSFDVKEPKVDQSTSTRSIEEFIRELIRKELQNHEDMFDEQSTSARNEEILNKGVSNVLEGLKYDESEQSKKETVKSFSRVKINGNNKPLLQITFSRSGENSLQVLDNCVNVTICDTNTGKDKVQVEEEIPLEDIQVNSLKRCQAFNAIQEARSTEDLYIDDDLSTQMQENFGGKVKLIPLHGSLHEILCEKEDDCCLIKVKQENGCDTIYFRCDNSDTESRDAIDGLRENGPQDTVVFKRSISLIEERIQRVIPKDKRPITIRKRIETKARPKSDFFPKITKETRVLSNSSPSLIMKDRKNEEVEVNIENVMCYQDSSSDECLKYSENDDFEILEREIEEDIANTNLTSLNSKCLEKISEENLSVIND